Proteins encoded together in one Perognathus longimembris pacificus isolate PPM17 chromosome 8, ASM2315922v1, whole genome shotgun sequence window:
- the Fkbp1b gene encoding peptidyl-prolyl cis-trans isomerase FKBP1B isoform X3, producing MGVEIETISPGDGRTFPKKGQTCVVHYTGMLQNGKKFDSSRDRNKPFKFRIGKQEVIKGFEEGAAQMSLGQRAKLTCTPDVAYGATGHPGVIPPNATLIFDVELLNLE from the exons ATGGGCGTGGAGATCGAGACCATTTCCCCGGGAGACG GAAGGACTTTTCCCAAGAAGGGCCAGACGTGCGTGGTACACTACACAG GAATGCTCCAAAATGGGAAGAAATTTGACTCCTCCAGAGACAGAAACAAACCTTTCAAGTTCAGAATTGGCAAGCAGGAAGTTATTAAAGGTTTTGAAGAGGGTGCAGCTCAG ATGAGCTTGGGGCAGAGGGCGAAGCTGACCTGCACTCCTGATGTGGCGTATGGAGCCACGGGCCACCCGGGTGTCATCCCTCCTAATGCCACCCTCATCTTCGACGTGGAGCTGCTCAACTTAGAGTGA
- the LOC125356691 gene encoding WD repeat and coiled-coil-containing protein isoform X2, with protein sequence MELGKGKLLRTGLNVLNQAIHPSHGLAWTDGSQVVLTDLQLHSGEAKFGESKVLGQFEHVCGLSWAPPGLADVPGLLAIQHKKHVTVWQLGVRPTGAGHRPMSQISEIREPLPILPQGCVWHPKNTVLVVLTAQDISVFTNIHTPNGSRIKVDVDTQGRIHCACWTRDGQRLVVAVGSSLHSYIWDSYQKTLDKCTFCPVFNVDSTVCSLRATVDSQVAVTTELPLDKICGLNAAETLDVPSPSEDAGLHVLPAAGEMPCAEKGATTSETKLESSVSPSDISVSPTFSDPLDLTHIRFNRPQSERSSLIYLSKKDYLTGTGQDSSHLVLVTFKKAVTMTRKVTIPGILVPDLIAFNLKAHIVAVASNTCNIILIYSVIPSSMTNIQQIQLESNERPKGICFLTDTLLLILVGKQKATDTAFLPSSESDQFTIRLIVKEVVLENIGREEPLVASNESQSAYSTLSPLLNKSQKEKLIKHLSPDVCHQNTEPLTTAHASYQKAKCGRTLVKEVTSPLSAVSEESSALETLRKFSWIWATLSRPGRSPDHTSTPEPPHVPPKENLQKEKETHQLSKELEVLSKNLTEMQQCIFEVVDFIHEYMSTKKKSSPEYPLSQDPPYVHIIYQIPTGFSSVLTAKASSR encoded by the exons ATGGAGTTGGGCAAAGGAAAATTGCTCAGGACTGGATTGAACGTTTTGAATCAAGCCATCCACCCAAGCCACGGCCTTGCCTGGACGGATGGGAGCCAAGTTGTCCTGACTGACTTGCAGCTTCACAGCGGAGAGGCCAAGTTTGGGGAATCCAAAGTTCTTGGTCAATTTGAACATGTCTGCGGGCTTTCCTGGGCCCCGCCGGGCCTGGCCGATGTGCCGGGTCTGCTCGCTATCCAGCACAAGAAGCATGTCACTGTGTGGCAGCTGGGTGTCCGTCCTACAGGCGCAGGCCACAGGCCAATGTCTCAGATTTCCGAGATTAGAGAACCACTCCCCATCCTTCCCCAGGGCTGCGTGTGGCACCCTAAAAACACCGTCTTGGTGGTGCTGACTGCGCAGGATATCTCTGTGTTCACCAACATTCACACCCCTAATGGTTCCCGGATAAAAGTGGACGTGGACACCCAGGGCCGCATTCACTGCGCATGTTGGACCCGGGACGGGCAGAGGCTGGTGGTGGCTGTGGGCAGCAGCCTTCATTCCTACATTTGGGACAGTTATCAGAAGACGCTTGATAAGTGCACCTTCTGCCCGGTGTTCAATGTGGACAGCACTGTGTGCTCCCTCCGAGCCACTGTGGACTCCCAGGTCGCTGTGACCACTGAGCTGCCACTGGATAAGATCTGTGGCCTGAATGCGGCCGAAACCCTTGATGTTCCCTCCCCCAGCGAGGATGCTGGTCTCCATGTTCTTCCAGCCGCTGGTGAAATGCCCTGTGCGGAGAAGGGAGCAACTACTTCTGAAACAAAATTGGAAAGCTCGGTGTCTCCTTCTGACATCTCAGTGTCTCCTACCTTTTCTGATCCCCTGGATCTCACTCATATACGTTTCAACCGGCCTCAGTCTGAAAGGAGTTCCCTTATTTATCTCTCAAAAAAAGACTACCTGACAGGAACAGGCCAGGATTCTTCCCATTTGGTCCTTGTGACCTTTAAGAAGGCAGTGACCATGACCAGAAAAGTCACCATCCCAGGCATTCTGGTTCCTGATCTAATAGCATTTAATCTAAAAGCACATATAGTAGCAGTGGCTTCTAATACGTGTAATATAATTTTGATCTATTCTGTCATTCCATCTTCTATGACAAACATCCAGCAGATTCAGTTAGAGAGCAATGAAAGGCCAAAGGGCATATGTTTCTTGACAGACACATTATTGTTAATTTTGGTAGGAAAACAGAAGGCCACTGATActgcatttcttccttcttcGGAGTCTGATCAGTTTACCATTCGCTTGATTGTTAAAGAAGTGGTGTTGGAGAATATTGGCAGAGAAGAACCCTTAGTGGCATCCAATGAAAGTCAAAGTGCCTACTCTACTCTCAGTCCTCTGTTAAATAAAtcccagaaagaaaagttaatTAAACATCTTTCCCCAGACGTTTGTCACCAAAACACAGAGCCCTTAACCACAGCTCATGCCAGTTACCAGAAGGCCAAGTGTGGAAGAACCCTTGTTAAAGAAGTCACGAGTCCCCTCTCCGCCGTCTCTGAGGAGTCCAGCGCTCTGGAGACACTCCGGAAGTTCTCCTGGATCTGGGCCACCCTGTCCAGACCCGGCAGATCACCAGACCACACCAGCACCCCAGAACCTCCTCATGTGCCTCCAAAAGAGAActtacaaaaggaaaaggaaacacatCAGCTCTCCAAGGAACTGGAAGTTTTATCGAAGAATCTGACGGAAATGCAGCAGTGTATTTTTGAAGTTGTGGACTTCATACATGAATACATGagtaccaagaagaaatcctctcCAGAGTACCCACTTTCTCAGGATCCCCCTTACGTTCACATCATTTACCAG ATTCCCACTGGATTCTCCTCTGTGCTGACAGCGAAGGCTTCATCCCGTTGA
- the LOC125356691 gene encoding WD repeat and coiled-coil-containing protein isoform X1 — protein sequence MELGKGKLLRTGLNVLNQAIHPSHGLAWTDGSQVVLTDLQLHSGEAKFGESKVLGQFEHVCGLSWAPPGLADVPGLLAIQHKKHVTVWQLGVRPTGAGHRPMSQISEIREPLPILPQGCVWHPKNTVLVVLTAQDISVFTNIHTPNGSRIKVDVDTQGRIHCACWTRDGQRLVVAVGSSLHSYIWDSYQKTLDKCTFCPVFNVDSTVCSLRATVDSQVAVTTELPLDKICGLNAAETLDVPSPSEDAGLHVLPAAGEMPCAEKGATTSETKLESSVSPSDISVSPTFSDPLDLTHIRFNRPQSERSSLIYLSKKDYLTGTGQDSSHLVLVTFKKAVTMTRKVTIPGILVPDLIAFNLKAHIVAVASNTCNIILIYSVIPSSMTNIQQIQLESNERPKGICFLTDTLLLILVGKQKATDTAFLPSSESDQFTIRLIVKEVVLENIGREEPLVASNESQSAYSTLSPLLNKSQKEKLIKHLSPDVCHQNTEPLTTAHASYQKAKCGRTLVKEVTSPLSAVSEESSALETLRKFSWIWATLSRPGRSPDHTSTPEPPHVPPKENLQKEKETHQLSKELEVLSKNLTEMQQCIFEVVDFIHEYMSTKKKSSPEYPLSQDPPYVHIIYQKPCFVGPAEKRAVLLCHGKLRLSTVQQLFGLSLVEMLHDSHWILLCADSEGFIPLTFSATQAVVIRDGSLFRPDDSRDSLSHSQDPSLQILQVFGDLTTPS from the exons ATGGAGTTGGGCAAAGGAAAATTGCTCAGGACTGGATTGAACGTTTTGAATCAAGCCATCCACCCAAGCCACGGCCTTGCCTGGACGGATGGGAGCCAAGTTGTCCTGACTGACTTGCAGCTTCACAGCGGAGAGGCCAAGTTTGGGGAATCCAAAGTTCTTGGTCAATTTGAACATGTCTGCGGGCTTTCCTGGGCCCCGCCGGGCCTGGCCGATGTGCCGGGTCTGCTCGCTATCCAGCACAAGAAGCATGTCACTGTGTGGCAGCTGGGTGTCCGTCCTACAGGCGCAGGCCACAGGCCAATGTCTCAGATTTCCGAGATTAGAGAACCACTCCCCATCCTTCCCCAGGGCTGCGTGTGGCACCCTAAAAACACCGTCTTGGTGGTGCTGACTGCGCAGGATATCTCTGTGTTCACCAACATTCACACCCCTAATGGTTCCCGGATAAAAGTGGACGTGGACACCCAGGGCCGCATTCACTGCGCATGTTGGACCCGGGACGGGCAGAGGCTGGTGGTGGCTGTGGGCAGCAGCCTTCATTCCTACATTTGGGACAGTTATCAGAAGACGCTTGATAAGTGCACCTTCTGCCCGGTGTTCAATGTGGACAGCACTGTGTGCTCCCTCCGAGCCACTGTGGACTCCCAGGTCGCTGTGACCACTGAGCTGCCACTGGATAAGATCTGTGGCCTGAATGCGGCCGAAACCCTTGATGTTCCCTCCCCCAGCGAGGATGCTGGTCTCCATGTTCTTCCAGCCGCTGGTGAAATGCCCTGTGCGGAGAAGGGAGCAACTACTTCTGAAACAAAATTGGAAAGCTCGGTGTCTCCTTCTGACATCTCAGTGTCTCCTACCTTTTCTGATCCCCTGGATCTCACTCATATACGTTTCAACCGGCCTCAGTCTGAAAGGAGTTCCCTTATTTATCTCTCAAAAAAAGACTACCTGACAGGAACAGGCCAGGATTCTTCCCATTTGGTCCTTGTGACCTTTAAGAAGGCAGTGACCATGACCAGAAAAGTCACCATCCCAGGCATTCTGGTTCCTGATCTAATAGCATTTAATCTAAAAGCACATATAGTAGCAGTGGCTTCTAATACGTGTAATATAATTTTGATCTATTCTGTCATTCCATCTTCTATGACAAACATCCAGCAGATTCAGTTAGAGAGCAATGAAAGGCCAAAGGGCATATGTTTCTTGACAGACACATTATTGTTAATTTTGGTAGGAAAACAGAAGGCCACTGATActgcatttcttccttcttcGGAGTCTGATCAGTTTACCATTCGCTTGATTGTTAAAGAAGTGGTGTTGGAGAATATTGGCAGAGAAGAACCCTTAGTGGCATCCAATGAAAGTCAAAGTGCCTACTCTACTCTCAGTCCTCTGTTAAATAAAtcccagaaagaaaagttaatTAAACATCTTTCCCCAGACGTTTGTCACCAAAACACAGAGCCCTTAACCACAGCTCATGCCAGTTACCAGAAGGCCAAGTGTGGAAGAACCCTTGTTAAAGAAGTCACGAGTCCCCTCTCCGCCGTCTCTGAGGAGTCCAGCGCTCTGGAGACACTCCGGAAGTTCTCCTGGATCTGGGCCACCCTGTCCAGACCCGGCAGATCACCAGACCACACCAGCACCCCAGAACCTCCTCATGTGCCTCCAAAAGAGAActtacaaaaggaaaaggaaacacatCAGCTCTCCAAGGAACTGGAAGTTTTATCGAAGAATCTGACGGAAATGCAGCAGTGTATTTTTGAAGTTGTGGACTTCATACATGAATACATGagtaccaagaagaaatcctctcCAGAGTACCCACTTTCTCAGGATCCCCCTTACGTTCACATCATTTACCAG aagcctTGTTTTGTCGGTCCTGCTGAGAAAAGAGCAGTGCTCCTCTGCCATGGCAAACTGAGACTCAGCACGGTGCAACAGCTGTTTGGCCTCTCCCTCGTTGAGATGCTGCATG ATTCCCACTGGATTCTCCTCTGTGCTGACAGCGAAGGCTTCATCCCGTTGACTTTCTCAGCCACCCAGGCAGTTGTCATCAGAGATGGCAGCCTGTTCAGGCCAGATGACTCCAGAGACTCTCTTTCTCACAGCCAGGATCCTTCACTTCAGATCCTTCAGGTCTTTGGAGACCTGACTACCCCGAGTTGA
- the Mfsd2b gene encoding major facilitator superfamily domain-containing protein 2B has product MAASPGPTVPSAETPSEEPRSDSRASHLSFCTKMCYGIGGVPNQVASSASAFYLQLFLLDVAQIPAAQASLVLFGGKVSGAVADPVAGFLINRSRRTGSGRLMPWVLGCMPFIALAYFFLWFLPPFSSLRGLWYTSFYCLFQALSTFFQVPYTALTMILTPSPRERDSATAYRMTLEMAGTLIGATVHGLIVSGAHKSQPCEGAVVSGPATVSPDATRLYSIAAAVVAVTYPVCGTLLGLGVKEKPDPSAPASGQGLSFLAGLGLTTRHPPYLILVVSFLFISAAVQVEQSYLVLFCTHASRLHDHVQSLVLTILVAAVLSTPMWEWVLQRFGKKTSAFGICMMVPFAILLAAVPTAPVAYVVAIFSGMSIALSLLLPWSMLPDVVDAFQLKHQHGPGLETIFYSSYVFFTKLSGAGALGISTLSLEFAGYTAGACKQTEEVVVTLKVLIGAVPTCMIITGLCILMAGPTPEVPSQDTSFQLSVRRRTSYSLA; this is encoded by the exons ATGGCCGCATCCCCGGGACCCACCGTCCCATCTGCCGAGACGCCCAGCGAGGAGCCACGATCG GACAGCAGAGCTAGTCACCTCTCATTCTGTACAAAGATGTGCTATGGGATTGGTGGAGTCCCCAACCAGGTGGCCTCTAGTGCTTCAGCCTTCTACCTGCAGCTCTTCCTGCTTGATGTGGCACAG ATCCCCGCTGCCCAAGCATCACTTGTCCTGTTCGGAGGGAAGGTGTCTGGGGCAGTGGCTGACCCTGTAGCCGGGTTCTTAATCAACAGAAGCAGGAGGACAGGGTCTGGACGCCTCATGCCCTG GGTGCTGGGCTGCATGCCCTTCATCGCCCTGGCCTACTTCTTCCTGTGGTTCCTGCCGCCCTTCTCCAGCCTGCGTGGCCTCTGGTATACCTCCTTCTACTGCCTATTCCAGGCCCTGTCGACG TTCTTCCAGGTGCCTTACACAGCCCTCACTATGATCCtcactcccagccccagagagcGGGACTCTGCCACTGCCTACC GGATGACCCTGGAGATGGCAGGAACCCTGATAGGGGCCACTGTCCACGGACTAATCGTGTCCGGTGCCCACAAGTCCCAGCCGTGTGAGGGCGCTGTGGTCTCCGGTCCCGCGACTGTGTCCCCAGACGCA ACCCGTCTCTACTCCATTGCAGCTGCAGTGGTTGCTGTGACTTACCCTGTATGTGGCACTTTGCTGGGCCTAGGGGTGAAGGAAAAGCCAG ACCCCTCTGCCCCAGCCTCGGGCCAAGGCCTGagcttcctggctgggctgggcctCACTACCCGGCACCCACCCTACCTGATTCTAGTGGTCTCCTTCTTGTTCATCTCAGCTGCCGTTCAG GTGGAGCAGAGCTACCTGGTCCTGTTCTGTACACATGCCTCCCGGCTACATGACCATGTCCAGAGCCTGGTGCTAACCATCCTG GTGGCAGCAGTGCTGAGCACCCCGATGTGGGAGTGGGTTCTGCAGCGATTTGGGAAGAAGACGTCGGCCTTCGGGATCTGT ATGATGGTGCCTTTTGCAATCCTGCTGGCAGCTGTGCCCACAGCACCTGTAGCATATGTTGTGGCCATCTTCTCCGGCATGAGCATCGCTCTGTCCTTGCTGCTGCCCTG GTCCATGCTGCCAGATGTGGTGGATGCTTTCCAGCTGAAGCACCAGCATGGCCCGGGCCTGGAGACCATCTTCTACTCATCCTACGTCTTCTTCACCAAGCTTTCAGGCGCAGGCGCCCTGGGCATCTCCACCCTCAGTCTGGA GTTTGCAGGGTACACAGCAGGCGCCTGTAAGCAGACAGAGGAGGTGGTGGTCACCCTCAAGGTGCTCATCGGCGCCGTGCCCACCTGCATGATCATCACTGGCCTGTGCATCCTCATGGCTGGCCCCACTCCCGAGGTGCCGAGCCAGGACACCTCCTTCCAGCTAAGCGTTCGAAG GAGAACCAGCTACAGCCTCGCTTAA